The proteins below come from a single uncultured Methanobrevibacter sp. genomic window:
- a CDS encoding glycosyltransferase, translating into MSWFIVLLVFLLAAFKTEKPKKYMKVSVIIPAFNEEETVANVIKVIREVRYVDEIIVVNDGSTDNTEAEAKSAGAIVINHEVNKGKGEALTTGYKKSDSDIIAFIDADIHNLTSKKVDAMIRPILEGKTDITKTKFARESGRVTELTAKPLLNFFFPEISFEQPLSGQFAAKRSALKKIDFEKDYGVDVGIVIDADVLGISVEEVDIGEIEHDMSPLSDLNLMANEVVRTIIDRANKYGRVVMIDDIGYFIRMAIVGLSLIILGLFAIFFVKQVPLALGVIVSIVGIIIAICYIIKVIIKSIVIYRKAPTGNLIKSFVKVHFPLIISVIILILMISTFIGAATFEDGTISIEPSSRNLIIFADNSNDTISVRGPYTVDSAIENESNIIRMPADALQTLGMQYNDTLIVNGVPYLINDTRTGEGGILRLPIDAKNALNLEDGDSLQDSRLSQVFEGTVINHNSNKENVNLMESYIISSKPGNCYSYGIYIDNESIDNSTAIFEDNNTYSVAINQEKIGTIEYQNASFTNNTQTFYHNGHVIEIKFDKTSSSSVKHVTNIDQGFFINLNFIKVKKEVYDLS; encoded by the coding sequence TTGTCTTGGTTTATTGTGCTTCTTGTATTTTTATTAGCTGCATTTAAAACAGAAAAACCTAAAAAGTATATGAAGGTTTCTGTTATTATTCCTGCATTTAATGAAGAAGAAACCGTAGCTAATGTTATTAAAGTTATTAGGGAAGTACGTTATGTTGATGAAATTATTGTAGTTAATGATGGTTCAACAGATAATACTGAAGCAGAAGCTAAAAGTGCCGGGGCAATTGTAATTAACCATGAAGTAAATAAAGGTAAAGGGGAAGCTCTTACTACTGGTTATAAGAAATCAGACAGTGATATTATTGCATTTATTGATGCAGATATTCATAATTTAACTTCTAAAAAGGTAGATGCTATGATTAGACCTATTTTGGAAGGTAAAACTGATATTACTAAAACTAAATTTGCAAGAGAAAGTGGCAGGGTAACAGAATTAACTGCTAAACCTCTTTTAAACTTTTTTTTCCCGGAAATTTCATTTGAACAACCTTTAAGTGGTCAGTTTGCTGCTAAAAGGTCAGCTTTAAAAAAGATAGATTTTGAAAAAGATTATGGTGTTGACGTTGGTATTGTTATAGATGCTGATGTTTTAGGTATTTCTGTAGAAGAAGTGGATATTGGAGAAATTGAACATGACATGTCTCCATTATCTGATTTAAATTTAATGGCTAATGAAGTTGTAAGAACAATTATTGATCGTGCTAACAAATATGGTAGAGTTGTCATGATTGATGATATCGGTTACTTTATTCGTATGGCTATTGTAGGACTTTCTTTAATTATTTTAGGATTATTTGCAATATTCTTTGTTAAACAAGTTCCATTGGCACTTGGAGTTATTGTTTCTATTGTGGGAATCATAATAGCTATTTGTTATATTATTAAAGTAATTATAAAATCCATTGTTATTTATAGGAAAGCTCCAACTGGTAATTTAATAAAATCATTTGTTAAAGTTCATTTTCCTTTAATTATCTCTGTTATTATTTTAATTTTAATGATTTCTACATTTATTGGAGCAGCTACTTTTGAAGACGGTACTATTTCAATTGAACCTAGTTCTAGAAATCTAATTATTTTTGCAGATAATAGTAATGATACAATCTCTGTAAGAGGTCCATATACTGTAGACTCTGCAATTGAAAATGAAAGTAATATAATTCGCATGCCTGCAGATGCATTACAAACATTAGGAATGCAATATAATGATACTCTTATTGTGAATGGTGTACCTTATTTAATAAATGATACAAGAACTGGTGAAGGAGGTATATTAAGACTTCCAATCGATGCTAAAAATGCACTTAATTTAGAAGATGGAGACAGTTTACAGGATAGTCGTTTAAGTCAGGTCTTTGAAGGAACAGTAATTAACCATAATTCCAACAAAGAGAATGTTAATCTAATGGAATCATATATAATTTCTTCAAAACCTGGAAATTGTTATTCTTATGGTATTTATATAGATAATGAATCAATTGATAATTCAACAGCAATATTTGAAGATAATAACACTTATAGTGTAGCTATTAATCAGGAGAAAATTGGAACTATTGAATATCAAAATGCATCATTTACAAATAATACTCAGACATTTTATCATAATGGTCATGTAATTGAAATTAAATTTGATAAAACAAGTTCTAGTTCAGTAAAACATGTAACTAATATTGACCAAGGATTTTTCATTAATTTAAATTTTATAAAAGTAAAAAAAGAAGTTTATGATTTATCATAA
- a CDS encoding DUF2264 domain-containing protein yields the protein MSNSFFGRFKKNDNQVIEEQPPVWEDRIFWVETLQKIAFPVLNNLKKGSLKKNMVVESFSSESNKFAHLEAFTNVFNGIASWLELGPDESEEGRIREKYIILTLKAISNAINPNSNDYILFTEPKQSLMSMALFAQGLLRSKTQIWNNLPMDVQARVIYELKNTRIVAPFENHWLLFTSIIEAALLEFTGECDKERLTYGVRKFRDEWYLGDAIYADGPEFDVNYCNSIFIHPMLNDILKVMRKYGIEEGELLDIQLMRSSRYASQLERVISPEGSYPLLGKSMSYRCGIFHLLAQASLFKILPKNIEASQVRSALTKILRTQFGDYQNFDDKGWLTIGLNGHQMEIAEKEINTGSLYACCAIFLPLGLSFNDSFWVGPFEEWSTLKAWNGNHIESDQSIDF from the coding sequence ATGAGTAATTCATTCTTTGGACGATTTAAAAAAAATGATAATCAGGTTATTGAAGAACAACCTCCTGTTTGGGAGGATAGAATTTTTTGGGTAGAAACTTTACAAAAGATTGCGTTTCCAGTATTGAATAATCTTAAAAAAGGATCCCTTAAGAAAAACATGGTTGTTGAATCATTTAGCTCAGAAAGTAATAAATTTGCTCATCTCGAAGCTTTTACTAATGTTTTCAATGGAATTGCATCATGGTTAGAATTGGGGCCTGATGAATCTGAGGAAGGAAGGATTCGTGAAAAATATATTATATTAACTTTAAAAGCTATTAGTAATGCAATAAATCCAAATAGTAATGATTATATTCTTTTTACAGAACCTAAACAATCTTTAATGAGTATGGCGTTATTTGCTCAAGGTTTACTTAGATCCAAAACCCAAATCTGGAATAACTTGCCGATGGATGTCCAAGCTAGAGTTATTTATGAACTTAAAAACACAAGAATAGTTGCACCATTTGAAAATCACTGGTTATTATTTACTTCTATAATTGAAGCAGCTCTTTTAGAATTCACTGGAGAATGTGATAAAGAACGTTTAACTTATGGTGTTCGTAAATTTAGAGATGAATGGTATCTTGGTGATGCTATATATGCAGATGGTCCTGAATTCGATGTAAATTACTGCAATAGTATTTTCATTCATCCGATGCTTAATGATATTTTAAAAGTAATGAGAAAATATGGAATTGAAGAAGGAGAATTATTAGATATTCAATTAATGAGATCCAGTAGATATGCATCTCAATTAGAAAGAGTTATTTCTCCAGAGGGTTCTTATCCTCTTTTAGGAAAATCAATGTCTTATCGTTGTGGTATTTTCCATTTATTGGCTCAAGCATCATTATTTAAAATATTGCCTAAAAATATAGAAGCATCACAAGTTAGATCTGCTTTAACTAAAATATTAAGAACTCAATTTGGAGATTATCAGAACTTTGATGATAAAGGCTGGTTAACTATTGGATTAAATGGTCATCAAATGGAGATTGCTGAAAAAGAAATTAATACTGGTAGTCTTTATGCATGCTGTGCAATATTTTTACCTTTAGGTTTATCTTTTAATGATTCATTTTGGGTAGGTCCTTTTGAAGAATGGTCTACTTTAAAAGCTTGGAATGGCAATCATATAGAATCTGATCAATCAATAGACTTCTAA
- a CDS encoding isocitrate/isopropylmalate family dehydrogenase produces the protein MSTSNKENKYQIAVIPGDGIGKEVMEATINVLDALDVDFDYVYGIAGDECNEEHGTPLPQETIDIVRDADACLFGAAGETAADVIVKIRQEMKMFANLRPVKSYPNINALFEDVDFMIVRENTEGLYIANQEEETEEGAIAKRIITREAEKRIIDYAFQYAKDNNRTKVTAVHKANVLKKTDGLFKEIFYEVAEDYPDIDTEDFYVDATAMYLVTQPQEFQVVVTTNLFGDILSDEGAGLVGGLGLIPSANIGSDGALFEPVHGSAPDIAGQQKANPIAMMLSAIMMLRYLGENEAADKFDSAILKVLTEGKTLTGDLGGNATTMDVSEAIKNAL, from the coding sequence TTGAGTACCTCAAACAAAGAGAATAAATACCAAATAGCAGTTATTCCTGGTGATGGAATAGGTAAAGAAGTTATGGAAGCAACAATTAATGTTTTAGATGCATTAGATGTTGATTTTGACTATGTATATGGAATAGCTGGTGACGAATGTAATGAAGAACATGGAACACCTCTTCCTCAAGAAACTATTGATATAGTAAGAGATGCAGATGCATGTTTATTTGGAGCTGCTGGTGAAACTGCAGCTGACGTTATTGTGAAAATTCGTCAAGAAATGAAAATGTTTGCTAATTTAAGACCTGTTAAATCTTATCCTAATATAAATGCATTATTTGAAGATGTTGACTTCATGATTGTAAGAGAAAACACAGAAGGATTATACATTGCAAATCAAGAAGAAGAAACAGAAGAAGGTGCAATAGCTAAACGTATTATCACAAGAGAAGCTGAAAAACGTATTATTGACTATGCATTCCAATATGCAAAAGATAATAACAGAACCAAAGTTACAGCAGTTCATAAAGCAAATGTTCTTAAAAAAACTGACGGATTATTTAAAGAAATATTTTATGAAGTTGCTGAAGATTACCCTGATATTGACACTGAAGACTTCTATGTTGATGCAACAGCAATGTATCTTGTAACACAACCTCAAGAATTCCAAGTTGTTGTAACTACTAATTTATTTGGAGATATTTTATCTGATGAAGGTGCAGGTCTTGTTGGAGGACTTGGTTTAATCCCATCTGCAAATATCGGTTCTGATGGTGCATTATTTGAACCAGTCCATGGTTCAGCACCAGATATTGCAGGTCAGCAAAAAGCAAATCCAATAGCTATGATGCTTTCAGCTATTATGATGCTTAGATACCTTGGTGAAAACGAAGCTGCAGATAAATTTGATTCAGCTATCTTAAAAGTATTAACTGAAGGTAAAACCTTAACTGGTGATTTAGGCGGAAATGCAACTACTATGGACGTATCTGAAGCTATTAAAAATGCTTTATAG
- the ribH gene encoding 6,7-dimethyl-8-ribityllumazine synthase: MAKYNIGAVVAEFNYDITQMMLGLAKEEAKSRDCEITQVVTVPGVFDMALAIKKLLEKDEIDAVITLGAVIEGATDHDQIVAQHASRKIADLSLEYEKPVALGISGPGMTRLDAHKRVDYGKRAVEAAIKMCDRLKEI, translated from the coding sequence ATGGCAAAATACAACATAGGTGCAGTAGTAGCTGAGTTTAACTACGACATTACTCAAATGATGTTAGGTTTAGCCAAAGAAGAAGCTAAATCTAGAGACTGTGAAATTACACAAGTTGTAACCGTTCCGGGAGTATTTGATATGGCATTAGCTATTAAAAAATTACTTGAAAAAGATGAAATTGATGCTGTAATTACTCTTGGAGCAGTAATTGAAGGAGCTACAGACCACGATCAAATTGTAGCACAACATGCATCTCGTAAAATAGCTGACTTATCTTTAGAATACGAAAAACCAGTAGCATTAGGAATTAGTGGACCTGGTATGACTAGATTAGATGCACACAAACGTGTAGATTATGGTAAAAGAGCAGTTGAAGCAGCTATTAAAATGTGTGATAGATTAAAAGAAATTTAG
- the hacA gene encoding homoaconitase large subunit yields the protein MPKTMSEKILARAAGKDEVEAGDIVIANIDVAMTHDLTGPLSVQSFEKIGATKVWDPSKIVIPFDHQVPADSIDSANNHIIMRKFVKEQGIKNFYDVNAGVCHQILPELGHVVPGEVIVGADSHTCTHGALGAFSTGIGSTDMAMVFAEGNLWFKVPETNRFEITGELKDNVYAKDVILNIIGQVGVDGSTYKACEFAGETVSNMSISDRMVLTNMAIEMGGKTGLVEPDQKTIDYVESRSNKPYKVFKTDLDAPSLNIIDIDVSDLEPQVACPHHVDNVKPVSEVDQEIDQVFLGSCTNGRLSDLRDAAKILKGKQIAKGTRMLVIPASKEVYSKALDEGLLKIFVDAGALVSAPCCGPCLGGHTGIIGPGEVSLSTSNRNFKGRQGSPDGKVYLSSAAVAAASAIEGKIVAPE from the coding sequence ATGCCAAAAACAATGTCTGAAAAAATATTAGCTAGAGCAGCTGGTAAAGACGAAGTTGAGGCTGGAGATATTGTTATCGCTAATATTGATGTTGCAATGACTCATGATTTAACCGGACCTCTTTCAGTACAATCTTTTGAGAAAATTGGTGCTACTAAAGTCTGGGACCCGTCAAAAATTGTAATACCATTCGATCATCAAGTTCCAGCTGATTCAATCGACTCAGCTAACAATCATATTATAATGAGAAAATTTGTTAAAGAACAAGGAATTAAGAACTTTTATGATGTAAACGCAGGAGTTTGCCATCAAATTCTTCCAGAATTAGGACATGTTGTTCCTGGAGAAGTTATTGTAGGTGCAGATTCACATACTTGTACTCATGGAGCATTAGGTGCTTTTTCAACAGGTATTGGTTCTACTGATATGGCTATGGTATTTGCTGAAGGTAATTTATGGTTTAAAGTGCCTGAAACAAATAGATTTGAAATTACTGGGGAATTAAAAGATAATGTTTATGCAAAAGATGTTATTTTAAATATTATCGGTCAAGTAGGTGTTGATGGTTCAACATATAAAGCTTGTGAATTTGCTGGTGAAACTGTTTCAAATATGAGTATTTCTGACAGGATGGTTTTAACAAATATGGCTATTGAAATGGGTGGAAAAACTGGTTTAGTAGAACCTGATCAAAAAACTATTGATTATGTGGAAAGTCGTTCTAACAAACCATATAAAGTATTTAAAACTGATTTAGATGCTCCATCTCTTAATATTATTGATATTGATGTAAGTGATTTAGAACCACAAGTAGCTTGTCCTCACCATGTAGACAATGTTAAACCTGTAAGTGAAGTAGATCAAGAAATTGACCAAGTATTCCTCGGATCATGTACTAATGGTAGACTTAGTGACTTAAGAGATGCTGCTAAAATATTAAAAGGAAAACAAATAGCTAAAGGAACTAGAATGTTAGTTATTCCAGCATCTAAAGAAGTATACTCTAAAGCACTTGATGAAGGATTACTTAAAATATTTGTTGATGCAGGAGCTTTAGTATCTGCTCCATGTTGTGGTCCATGTCTTGGAGGACATACTGGAATCATTGGACCTGGAGAAGTAAGTCTTTCTACATCTAACAGAAACTTCAAAGGTAGACAAGGAAGTCCAGATGGAAAAGTTTACTTATCATCTGCTGCAGTAGCTGCTGCTTCAGCTATTGAAGGAAAAATTGTTGCACCGGAGTGA
- a CDS encoding helix-turn-helix domain-containing protein, translating to MENIVGKNLKKLRRENGYAPEQVSDYLGISQNNLSKIENGEINFNMTLLDKLCLLCNCSPEYLLGKTDFYEKSNVTFYSDEKMDLNVVAKMNEITGFLKLLRNLESND from the coding sequence ATGGAAAATATTGTAGGAAAAAATTTAAAGAAATTAAGGAGAGAAAATGGATATGCTCCAGAACAAGTTTCTGACTATTTAGGAATTTCTCAAAATAACCTTTCTAAAATTGAAAATGGTGAAATAAATTTTAACATGACTTTACTTGATAAATTATGTTTATTATGCAATTGTTCTCCAGAATATTTATTAGGAAAAACGGATTTTTATGAAAAATCAAATGTGACATTTTACAGTGATGAAAAAATGGATTTAAATGTAGTTGCAAAAATGAATGAAATTACAGGATTTTTAAAATTGCTAAGAAATCTGGAGAGTAATGATTAA
- the mmp11 gene encoding methanogenesis marker protein 11, with the protein MEILKPNQLKEKFNDPWVAPYQKVLTMVDGDKVEIVEYHPCISGSHWLLHQYENNSELIDSAYRDGNKHVYSCHVGCAPLDLKASFNAAGIDEIVVDGDEVKVTHAGLAGAGVGAGMCRGMGEGVKYIELIEQGGGSKVGKATVVTPKLKKVVIGVDDTDVKDAGATWTMAHNLGVELKNEGFEYLDHIIVQLYPHNPHKTQNCVSIALTFAVPEDKKEELVKRTIEILKRDTLSDKTAIAVLEGLEIPEKLRQYSIATKSGMMDIETAEATAKELGIDLIAVSGDQGKVGALAALGLYNDVEEAVKVYDKS; encoded by the coding sequence ATGGAAATTCTAAAACCTAATCAGTTAAAAGAAAAATTTAATGACCCTTGGGTTGCACCTTACCAAAAAGTATTAACTATGGTAGATGGTGATAAAGTCGAAATAGTAGAATATCATCCTTGTATTTCAGGATCTCACTGGTTACTTCACCAATATGAAAATAATAGTGAATTAATTGATTCTGCATACAGAGATGGGAACAAACATGTTTATTCCTGTCATGTAGGTTGTGCCCCACTTGATTTAAAAGCTAGTTTTAATGCAGCAGGAATTGATGAGATTGTTGTTGATGGTGATGAAGTCAAAGTAACTCATGCAGGTCTTGCTGGAGCTGGTGTAGGTGCTGGAATGTGTAGAGGAATGGGTGAAGGTGTTAAATACATTGAACTCATTGAACAAGGAGGAGGTTCTAAAGTAGGAAAAGCTACAGTAGTTACTCCTAAGCTTAAAAAAGTAGTTATTGGTGTTGATGATACTGATGTAAAAGATGCTGGAGCTACTTGGACTATGGCTCATAATTTAGGTGTTGAGCTTAAAAATGAAGGTTTTGAATATTTAGACCATATTATTGTTCAATTATATCCTCATAACCCACATAAAACACAAAACTGTGTTTCAATTGCATTAACTTTTGCAGTACCTGAAGATAAAAAAGAAGAATTAGTTAAAAGAACAATTGAAATTCTTAAAAGAGATACATTATCTGACAAAACAGCTATTGCAGTTTTAGAAGGATTAGAAATTCCTGAAAAATTAAGGCAATATTCAATAGCTACTAAATCTGGAATGATGGATATTGAAACTGCTGAAGCAACTGCAAAAGAATTAGGTATTGATTTAATAGCAGTTAGTGGAGATCAAGGAAAAGTTGGTGCTCTAGCAGCTCTTGGACTTTATAATGATGTTGAAGAAGCTGTAAAAGTTTATGATAAATCATAA
- a CDS encoding glycosyltransferase family 2 protein has product MIEESNLEKGISAIIPTYKGEAYISKLLDSLINQTIDSSLFEAIFIVNGELDSTPDIIKKYQEENPQINIILTYSDVGVCNARNLGIEIANREYTIFIDDDDYISYNYFEKLYQYAKPNRIVIGTFLDVNQDSGEIQESYLSKPLLESSGINTNPYCDEMQGILTITTDKLIPTRNVKNSSFNVELNNGVDISYYAQFYVDYDFEFYIVDKKEEAIYYRLWRDNSISRKPLSYDFNITDRLKVINDINKGLRKAKTPVMKSFIKSLTGGQVVKINQYLKKHKKDYVKVLKDIASYNFDFFPFKYLNEDLSKLDNQKRELIISYAFSPTNTTTSNSVAKRILTEAKNVDVICGSLDELNKDYTLENVVNQFLINKIVIDSEFSTSWENIKSFVNKSLESLNTLEVYDKIYSRANFVHSHFLAIEYKLTHPNTYWRAEFSDPLIYEFGKTQLSSAINDKEYIQKINRELNINLSINDDINCICEYLTILLCDEIIFTNENQKEVMIDSNPYDIQDLVNKKAKIEPHKTLDLKYYYTKESNYNIDNSYINFAYFGVIYDHRSFEDFTNAFDSLNDELKSKVKLHIFTPSITLFEQLLSPELYEQSILNGPVNFLEFLNLTTKFDILLVEDSIKGNFKINPYLPSKLSDYQGSKTPIWGVCEENSIMDNLDISYKSKLNNINSGRKAIEKIIKDQINTEDVLNNSIDMETYYHQRISQLTQKICELISVTQEEFRKDEEYLSKINELNLKINELENLNSEILNSNSWKATEKLRKIKRKFK; this is encoded by the coding sequence ATGATTGAAGAATCTAATTTAGAAAAAGGTATAAGTGCAATTATTCCTACATATAAAGGAGAAGCTTATATTTCTAAATTATTAGATTCTTTAATTAACCAAACTATTGATTCAAGTCTTTTTGAAGCTATTTTTATTGTTAATGGAGAGTTAGATTCTACACCAGATATTATCAAGAAATATCAGGAGGAAAATCCTCAAATTAATATTATTTTAACCTATAGTGATGTAGGTGTTTGTAATGCCCGTAATTTAGGGATTGAAATCGCAAACAGAGAATATACTATTTTTATAGATGATGATGATTATATTAGTTATAACTACTTTGAAAAATTATATCAATATGCCAAACCTAATAGAATTGTTATTGGAACATTTTTAGATGTTAATCAGGATAGTGGTGAAATTCAAGAGTCTTACTTATCAAAACCACTTCTTGAAAGCTCTGGGATTAATACAAATCCTTACTGCGATGAAATGCAAGGAATTTTAACTATTACAACAGATAAATTAATTCCAACAAGAAATGTTAAAAATTCTTCTTTTAATGTGGAACTTAACAATGGTGTGGATATCTCCTATTATGCTCAATTTTATGTTGATTATGATTTTGAATTCTACATTGTAGATAAAAAGGAAGAAGCTATTTATTATAGGTTATGGAGAGATAATTCAATATCTAGAAAACCTTTATCTTATGATTTTAATATAACTGATCGTTTAAAAGTGATTAATGATATTAATAAAGGATTAAGAAAAGCTAAAACACCAGTAATGAAGAGTTTTATTAAAAGTTTAACTGGTGGTCAGGTTGTTAAAATAAACCAGTATCTAAAAAAACACAAAAAAGATTATGTTAAAGTTTTAAAAGATATTGCAAGTTATAATTTTGATTTTTTCCCATTTAAGTATTTAAATGAAGATTTATCTAAATTAGACAATCAGAAAAGAGAATTGATTATTTCATATGCATTCAGTCCAACAAATACTACTACAAGTAATTCTGTAGCTAAAAGAATATTAACTGAAGCTAAAAATGTAGATGTTATTTGTGGAAGTTTAGATGAACTAAATAAAGATTATACACTTGAAAATGTTGTTAATCAATTTTTAATAAATAAAATTGTAATTGACTCTGAATTTTCTACAAGTTGGGAAAATATTAAAAGTTTTGTAAATAAATCTTTAGAGTCTCTAAACACATTAGAAGTCTATGATAAAATATATAGTAGAGCTAATTTTGTTCATTCACATTTTTTAGCAATTGAATACAAATTAACCCATCCTAATACTTATTGGAGAGCTGAATTTTCAGATCCTTTGATTTATGAGTTTGGAAAAACACAATTAAGTAGTGCTATTAATGATAAGGAGTATATCCAGAAAATAAACCGGGAATTAAATATTAATCTTTCTATAAATGATGATATAAACTGTATTTGTGAATATTTAACTATTTTACTTTGTGATGAGATTATATTTACAAATGAAAATCAAAAAGAAGTAATGATTGATAGCAATCCTTATGATATCCAAGATTTAGTTAATAAAAAAGCTAAGATAGAGCCACATAAAACACTCGACTTAAAATATTATTACACAAAAGAAAGTAACTATAATATTGATAATAGTTATATAAATTTTGCTTATTTTGGAGTTATTTATGACCATAGAAGTTTTGAAGACTTTACCAATGCATTTGACAGTTTAAATGATGAATTAAAAAGTAAAGTCAAATTACATATTTTCACACCGTCAATAACATTATTTGAACAGTTATTAAGTCCAGAATTATATGAACAAAGTATTTTAAATGGTCCTGTAAACTTTTTAGAATTTTTAAATCTTACAACAAAATTTGATATTTTACTTGTAGAAGACAGTATAAAAGGAAACTTTAAAATTAATCCATATTTACCTTCAAAATTATCTGATTATCAGGGAAGTAAAACTCCAATCTGGGGAGTCTGCGAAGAAAACAGTATCATGGATAATCTAGATATTTCATATAAATCTAAATTAAATAACATTAATTCCGGTAGAAAAGCTATTGAAAAAATTATCAAAGACCAGATAAACACTGAAGATGTTTTAAATAATAGCATTGACATGGAAACTTATTACCATCAAAGAATAAGCCAATTAACTCAGAAAATATGCGAATTAATAAGTGTAACTCAAGAAGAATTTAGAAAAGATGAAGAATACCTTTCTAAAATCAATGAATTAAATTTAAAGATTAATGAATTGGAAAATTTAAATTCCGAAATATTAAATTCAAATAGTTGGAAAGCAACAGAAAAATTAAGAAAAATTAAAAGAAAATTTAAATAA
- a CDS encoding 3-isopropylmalate dehydratase small subunit gives MKGNVWKFGDDIDTDIILPGRYLIYTDEERLSQHCMEGLDADFNEKCKKGDFIVAGKNFGCGSSREHAPIALKGVGVAAVIAESFARIFYRNATNVGVPLLEAPGISKLVENGEEIEVDMDKGIITSENGETITFKKLPPFMLEILEKGGLIEYLKQRE, from the coding sequence ATGAAAGGAAATGTTTGGAAATTCGGAGACGATATTGATACTGATATTATCCTTCCAGGAAGATATTTAATTTATACAGATGAAGAAAGATTATCACAACACTGTATGGAAGGATTAGATGCTGATTTCAACGAAAAATGTAAAAAAGGAGATTTTATTGTAGCTGGTAAAAACTTTGGATGCGGATCTTCCAGAGAACATGCCCCAATAGCTTTAAAAGGTGTTGGTGTAGCTGCAGTAATAGCTGAATCATTTGCAAGAATTTTTTACAGAAATGCTACAAATGTAGGAGTTCCTCTTCTTGAAGCTCCAGGAATAAGTAAACTTGTAGAAAATGGAGAAGAAATAGAAGTAGATATGGATAAAGGAATTATTACCTCCGAAAATGGAGAAACAATTACCTTTAAAAAATTACCTCCATTTATGTTAGAAATATTAGAAAAAGGTGGTTTAATTGAGTACCTCAAACAAAGAGAATAA